In Nomascus leucogenys isolate Asia chromosome 8, Asia_NLE_v1, whole genome shotgun sequence, a single genomic region encodes these proteins:
- the AP3M2 gene encoding AP-3 complex subunit mu-2 isoform X2, with translation MIHSLFLINSSGDIFLEKHWKSVVSRSVCDYFFEAQERATEAENVPPVIPTPHHYLLSVYRHKIFFVAVIQTEVPPLFVIEFLHRVVDTFQDYFGVCSEPVIKDNVVVVYEVLEEMLDNGFPLATESNILKELIKPPTILRTVVNTITGSTNVGDQLPTGQLSVVPWRRTGVKYTNNEAYFDVIEEIDAIIDKSGSTITAEIQGVIDACVKLTGMPDLTLSFMNPRLLDDVSFHPCVRFKRWESERILSFIPPDGNFRLLSYHVSAQNLVAIPVYVKHNISFRDSSSLGRFEITVGPKQTMGKTIEGVTVTSQMPKGVLNMNLTPSQGTHTFDPVTKMLSWDVGKINPQKLPSLKGTMSLQAGASKPDENPTINLQFKIQQLAISEDFHVCSYFSFGTTGPFQVSSL, from the exons ATGATCCATAGTCTTTTCTTGATCAACtcctctggagacattttcctggAGAAACATTGGAAAAGTGTGGTCAGCCGTTCTGTTTGTGATTACTTTTTTGAGGCGCAAGAGAGAGCTACTGAGGCAGAAAATGTGCCTCCAGTTATCCCTACCCCTCACCACTATCTCTTAAGTGTTTACCGCCACAAGATCTTTTTTGTGGCTGTGATCCAGACGGAGGTCCCCCCTCTGTTTGTCATTGAGTTTCTTCACCGAGTGGTGGACACATTTCAG GATTATTTTGGAGTCTGTTCAGAGCCAGTGATCAAAGACAATGTAGTTGTGGTTTACGAGGTATTGGAAGAGATGCTTGACAATGGTTTTCCATTGGCTACCGAGTCGAACATTCTTAAAGAACTCATAAAGCCTCCCACTATCCTTCGAACAGTTGTCAACACCATCACAG GAAGCACGAATGTGGGTGACCAGCTTCCCACTGGGCAGCTGTCAGTGGTGCCTTGGCGACGGACTGGGGTGAAATACACCAACAATGAGGCCTATTTTGATGTGATTGAAGAGATTGATGCAATTATTGATAAATCAG GCTCCACAATTACTGCTGAGATCCAGGGGGTGATTGATGCCTGTGTCAAGCTGACTGGCATGCCAGACCTTACACTTTCCTTCATG AACCCTAGGTTGTTGGATGATGTCAGCTTCCATCCTTGTGTTCGTTTCAAGCGCTGGGAATCTGAGCGCATCCTCTCCTTCATCCCTCCTGATGGAAACTTCCGCCTGCTGTCTTACCATGTCAGTGCACAGAA TCTGGTTGCAATCCCAGTGTATGTCAAACATAACATCAGTTTCCGGGACAGTAGTTCCCTTGGACGCTTTGAAATAACGGTGGGACCCAAGCAGACGATGGGGAAGACCATTGAGGGAGTGACTGTCACCAGCCAGATGCCCAAGGGAGTCCTGAATATGAACCTTACTCCATCACAGGGGACGCACACATTCGACCCAGTCACAAAG atgcTGTCTTGGGATGTAggaaaaataaatccacaaaagCTACCAAGTTTGAAGGGGACCATGAGTCTTCAGGCTGGAGCTTCCAAACCAGATGAAAACCCCACAATTAACCTGCAGTTTAAGATCCAGCAGCTGGCCATTTCTG AAGACTTTCATGTTtgctcttatttctcttttggaACCACTGGGCCTTTCCAGGTCAGTTCACTGTAG
- the AP3M2 gene encoding AP-3 complex subunit mu-2 isoform X3: MFFPAILSDSTTILEFQFSCSIPAPLHSENDYFGVCSEPVIKDNVVVVYEVLEEMLDNGFPLATESNILKELIKPPTILRTVVNTITGSTNVGDQLPTGQLSVVPWRRTGVKYTNNEAYFDVIEEIDAIIDKSGSTITAEIQGVIDACVKLTGMPDLTLSFMNPRLLDDVSFHPCVRFKRWESERILSFIPPDGNFRLLSYHVSAQNLVAIPVYVKHNISFRDSSSLGRFEITVGPKQTMGKTIEGVTVTSQMPKGVLNMNLTPSQGTHTFDPVTKMLSWDVGKINPQKLPSLKGTMSLQAGASKPDENPTINLQFKIQQLAISGLKVNRLDMYGEKYKPFKGIKYMTKAGKFQVRT; encoded by the exons ATGTTTTTCCCTGCAATACTCTCTGATAGTACTACTATTCTGGAATTTCAATTCTCATGCAGCATACCGGCCCCTTTGCACAGTGAAAAC GATTATTTTGGAGTCTGTTCAGAGCCAGTGATCAAAGACAATGTAGTTGTGGTTTACGAGGTATTGGAAGAGATGCTTGACAATGGTTTTCCATTGGCTACCGAGTCGAACATTCTTAAAGAACTCATAAAGCCTCCCACTATCCTTCGAACAGTTGTCAACACCATCACAG GAAGCACGAATGTGGGTGACCAGCTTCCCACTGGGCAGCTGTCAGTGGTGCCTTGGCGACGGACTGGGGTGAAATACACCAACAATGAGGCCTATTTTGATGTGATTGAAGAGATTGATGCAATTATTGATAAATCAG GCTCCACAATTACTGCTGAGATCCAGGGGGTGATTGATGCCTGTGTCAAGCTGACTGGCATGCCAGACCTTACACTTTCCTTCATG AACCCTAGGTTGTTGGATGATGTCAGCTTCCATCCTTGTGTTCGTTTCAAGCGCTGGGAATCTGAGCGCATCCTCTCCTTCATCCCTCCTGATGGAAACTTCCGCCTGCTGTCTTACCATGTCAGTGCACAGAA TCTGGTTGCAATCCCAGTGTATGTCAAACATAACATCAGTTTCCGGGACAGTAGTTCCCTTGGACGCTTTGAAATAACGGTGGGACCCAAGCAGACGATGGGGAAGACCATTGAGGGAGTGACTGTCACCAGCCAGATGCCCAAGGGAGTCCTGAATATGAACCTTACTCCATCACAGGGGACGCACACATTCGACCCAGTCACAAAG atgcTGTCTTGGGATGTAggaaaaataaatccacaaaagCTACCAAGTTTGAAGGGGACCATGAGTCTTCAGGCTGGAGCTTCCAAACCAGATGAAAACCCCACAATTAACCTGCAGTTTAAGATCCAGCAGCTGGCCATTTCTG gACTCAAGGTGAATCGTCTGGATATGTATGGAGAAAAGTACAAACCCTTTAAGGGCATAAAATACATGACCAAAGCTGGAAAGTTCCAAGTTCGAACCTGA
- the AP3M2 gene encoding AP-3 complex subunit mu-2 isoform X4, translated as MLDNGFPLATESNILKELIKPPTILRTVVNTITGSTNVGDQLPTGQLSVVPWRRTGVKYTNNEAYFDVIEEIDAIIDKSGSTITAEIQGVIDACVKLTGMPDLTLSFMNPRLLDDVSFHPCVRFKRWESERILSFIPPDGNFRLLSYHVSAQNLVAIPVYVKHNISFRDSSSLGRFEITVGPKQTMGKTIEGVTVTSQMPKGVLNMNLTPSQGTHTFDPVTKMLSWDVGKINPQKLPSLKGTMSLQAGASKPDENPTINLQFKIQQLAISGLKVNRLDMYGEKYKPFKGIKYMTKAGKFQVRT; from the exons ATGCTTGACAATGGTTTTCCATTGGCTACCGAGTCGAACATTCTTAAAGAACTCATAAAGCCTCCCACTATCCTTCGAACAGTTGTCAACACCATCACAG GAAGCACGAATGTGGGTGACCAGCTTCCCACTGGGCAGCTGTCAGTGGTGCCTTGGCGACGGACTGGGGTGAAATACACCAACAATGAGGCCTATTTTGATGTGATTGAAGAGATTGATGCAATTATTGATAAATCAG GCTCCACAATTACTGCTGAGATCCAGGGGGTGATTGATGCCTGTGTCAAGCTGACTGGCATGCCAGACCTTACACTTTCCTTCATG AACCCTAGGTTGTTGGATGATGTCAGCTTCCATCCTTGTGTTCGTTTCAAGCGCTGGGAATCTGAGCGCATCCTCTCCTTCATCCCTCCTGATGGAAACTTCCGCCTGCTGTCTTACCATGTCAGTGCACAGAA TCTGGTTGCAATCCCAGTGTATGTCAAACATAACATCAGTTTCCGGGACAGTAGTTCCCTTGGACGCTTTGAAATAACGGTGGGACCCAAGCAGACGATGGGGAAGACCATTGAGGGAGTGACTGTCACCAGCCAGATGCCCAAGGGAGTCCTGAATATGAACCTTACTCCATCACAGGGGACGCACACATTCGACCCAGTCACAAAG atgcTGTCTTGGGATGTAggaaaaataaatccacaaaagCTACCAAGTTTGAAGGGGACCATGAGTCTTCAGGCTGGAGCTTCCAAACCAGATGAAAACCCCACAATTAACCTGCAGTTTAAGATCCAGCAGCTGGCCATTTCTG gACTCAAGGTGAATCGTCTGGATATGTATGGAGAAAAGTACAAACCCTTTAAGGGCATAAAATACATGACCAAAGCTGGAAAGTTCCAAGTTCGAACCTGA
- the AP3M2 gene encoding AP-3 complex subunit mu-2 isoform X1, with translation MIHSLFLINSSGDIFLEKHWKSVVSRSVCDYFFEAQERATEAENVPPVIPTPHHYLLSVYRHKIFFVAVIQTEVPPLFVIEFLHRVVDTFQDYFGVCSEPVIKDNVVVVYEVLEEMLDNGFPLATESNILKELIKPPTILRTVVNTITGSTNVGDQLPTGQLSVVPWRRTGVKYTNNEAYFDVIEEIDAIIDKSGSTITAEIQGVIDACVKLTGMPDLTLSFMNPRLLDDVSFHPCVRFKRWESERILSFIPPDGNFRLLSYHVSAQNLVAIPVYVKHNISFRDSSSLGRFEITVGPKQTMGKTIEGVTVTSQMPKGVLNMNLTPSQGTHTFDPVTKMLSWDVGKINPQKLPSLKGTMSLQAGASKPDENPTINLQFKIQQLAISGLKVNRLDMYGEKYKPFKGIKYMTKAGKFQVRT, from the exons ATGATCCATAGTCTTTTCTTGATCAACtcctctggagacattttcctggAGAAACATTGGAAAAGTGTGGTCAGCCGTTCTGTTTGTGATTACTTTTTTGAGGCGCAAGAGAGAGCTACTGAGGCAGAAAATGTGCCTCCAGTTATCCCTACCCCTCACCACTATCTCTTAAGTGTTTACCGCCACAAGATCTTTTTTGTGGCTGTGATCCAGACGGAGGTCCCCCCTCTGTTTGTCATTGAGTTTCTTCACCGAGTGGTGGACACATTTCAG GATTATTTTGGAGTCTGTTCAGAGCCAGTGATCAAAGACAATGTAGTTGTGGTTTACGAGGTATTGGAAGAGATGCTTGACAATGGTTTTCCATTGGCTACCGAGTCGAACATTCTTAAAGAACTCATAAAGCCTCCCACTATCCTTCGAACAGTTGTCAACACCATCACAG GAAGCACGAATGTGGGTGACCAGCTTCCCACTGGGCAGCTGTCAGTGGTGCCTTGGCGACGGACTGGGGTGAAATACACCAACAATGAGGCCTATTTTGATGTGATTGAAGAGATTGATGCAATTATTGATAAATCAG GCTCCACAATTACTGCTGAGATCCAGGGGGTGATTGATGCCTGTGTCAAGCTGACTGGCATGCCAGACCTTACACTTTCCTTCATG AACCCTAGGTTGTTGGATGATGTCAGCTTCCATCCTTGTGTTCGTTTCAAGCGCTGGGAATCTGAGCGCATCCTCTCCTTCATCCCTCCTGATGGAAACTTCCGCCTGCTGTCTTACCATGTCAGTGCACAGAA TCTGGTTGCAATCCCAGTGTATGTCAAACATAACATCAGTTTCCGGGACAGTAGTTCCCTTGGACGCTTTGAAATAACGGTGGGACCCAAGCAGACGATGGGGAAGACCATTGAGGGAGTGACTGTCACCAGCCAGATGCCCAAGGGAGTCCTGAATATGAACCTTACTCCATCACAGGGGACGCACACATTCGACCCAGTCACAAAG atgcTGTCTTGGGATGTAggaaaaataaatccacaaaagCTACCAAGTTTGAAGGGGACCATGAGTCTTCAGGCTGGAGCTTCCAAACCAGATGAAAACCCCACAATTAACCTGCAGTTTAAGATCCAGCAGCTGGCCATTTCTG gACTCAAGGTGAATCGTCTGGATATGTATGGAGAAAAGTACAAACCCTTTAAGGGCATAAAATACATGACCAAAGCTGGAAAGTTCCAAGTTCGAACCTGA